In Salinirussus salinus, the following proteins share a genomic window:
- a CDS encoding ATPase domain-containing protein, translating into MTERVRLSTGVGPLDEIVGGGYIEGRSYMLHGPAGAGKTILGFHFLDAVGDGETALFVNLEEDVEELKADAASLGFGTDDIEFLDLSPGADVFTEDRSYDVFSAADVEAGPLTEAITERVEAVDPDRVVVDPLTQLRYVIDDDYQFRKQVVGFTRYLKSRGATVLFTVQETGRNPTDDLQFISDGYVSLRTDGDQRRVTVPKFRGSATRGGDHAFRITGDGVEVYPALAPDEHGRSADRETLSSGVDEVDDLLNGGVERGSVTIVSGPTGVGKTTLCTQFANQAATRGERSVVYLFEESAGTFRKRSEAIGVPVGEMVEAGTLRVEEMEALDLSPQEFAAMVREEVEDYGAGMVMLDGLSGYRLTLESEDGMLQQLHALGRYLKNMGVTSLLVDETSAVVGDFRATERNVSYLADNIVFLRHLEFQGELRKAIGVLKKRTSDYERTLREFAITGEGIRVGDPLTGLRGVLTGTPEFAGEGHSSMDLGE; encoded by the coding sequence ATGACCGAACGAGTGCGGCTGTCGACGGGGGTTGGACCACTCGACGAGATCGTCGGCGGGGGCTACATCGAGGGGCGGAGCTACATGCTCCACGGCCCCGCAGGCGCGGGGAAGACGATCCTCGGCTTCCACTTTCTGGACGCGGTCGGGGACGGGGAAACGGCGCTGTTCGTCAACCTCGAGGAGGACGTCGAGGAACTCAAAGCCGACGCCGCCTCGCTCGGCTTCGGCACCGATGACATCGAGTTTCTGGACCTCAGCCCCGGCGCGGACGTGTTCACCGAGGACCGCTCCTACGACGTCTTCAGCGCGGCCGACGTCGAGGCCGGTCCGCTGACCGAGGCGATCACGGAGCGTGTCGAAGCCGTCGACCCCGACCGGGTGGTCGTCGACCCGCTGACGCAACTCCGCTACGTCATCGACGACGACTACCAGTTCCGCAAGCAGGTCGTCGGTTTCACCCGTTACCTCAAATCCCGGGGCGCGACCGTGCTCTTTACCGTCCAGGAGACCGGCCGGAACCCGACCGACGACCTCCAGTTCATCAGCGACGGCTACGTCTCGCTGCGGACCGACGGCGACCAGCGCCGGGTGACGGTGCCGAAGTTCCGCGGCTCGGCGACGAGAGGCGGCGACCACGCCTTCCGGATCACCGGCGATGGGGTCGAGGTCTACCCCGCGCTCGCGCCGGACGAACACGGCCGCTCGGCCGACCGGGAGACGCTCTCCTCGGGCGTCGACGAGGTCGACGACCTGCTCAACGGCGGGGTCGAGCGCGGGTCGGTCACCATCGTCAGCGGGCCCACCGGGGTCGGGAAGACGACCCTCTGTACGCAGTTCGCAAACCAGGCCGCGACCCGGGGCGAGCGGTCGGTGGTCTACCTCTTCGAGGAGTCGGCGGGGACGTTCCGCAAGCGCTCGGAGGCCATCGGGGTCCCCGTCGGCGAGATGGTCGAGGCGGGAACCCTCCGGGTCGAGGAGATGGAGGCGCTCGACCTCTCGCCCCAGGAGTTCGCCGCTATGGTCCGCGAAGAAGTCGAGGACTACGGCGCCGGAATGGTGATGCTCGATGGGCTCTCGGGCTACCGGCTGACCCTCGAGAGCGAGGACGGGATGCTCCAGCAGCTCCACGCCCTCGGGCGCTACCTCAAGAACATGGGGGTGACGTCGCTGCTCGTCGACGAGACCAGCGCGGTTGTCGGCGACTTCCGCGCCACCGAGCGGAACGTCAGCTACCTCGCGGACAACATCGTCTTCCTGCGACACCTCGAATTTCAGGGAGAGCTCCGGAAGGCCATCGGCGTCCTCAAAAAACGAACCAGTGACTACGAGCGAACCCTCCGGGAGTTTGCCATCACCGGCGAGGGTATCCGGGTCGGCGACCCCCTGACGGGGCTGCGGGGCGTGCTCACCGGCACCCCCGAGTTCGCCGGCGAGGGACACTCGTCGATGGACCTCGGGGAGTGA
- a CDS encoding flavin reductase family protein, which yields MEVDPRTHERSMYRTLTGTVVPRPIGWVSTTGPDGTDNLAPYSFFTVASVDPPVLLFSTVARPDRPEGLSDTARNARETGEFVLNVVTEPFAEAMNETSATLPPGDSEFDHAGLERAASTAVEPPRVAGVEAAYECQLYDTVEVGSNTLVLGEVVYAHLSDGILTDEGKVDVDEVAAVGRLAGSGYCYTRERFRMERPD from the coding sequence ATGGAAGTCGACCCGCGGACACACGAGCGGTCGATGTACCGGACGCTGACGGGCACGGTGGTCCCCCGCCCCATCGGCTGGGTGTCGACGACCGGGCCGGATGGAACCGACAACCTCGCCCCCTACTCCTTCTTTACCGTGGCCAGCGTCGACCCGCCGGTCCTCCTGTTCTCGACGGTCGCCCGCCCGGACCGGCCGGAGGGCCTCAGCGACACCGCACGCAACGCCCGCGAGACCGGCGAGTTCGTGCTCAACGTCGTCACCGAGCCCTTCGCCGAGGCGATGAACGAGACCAGCGCCACCCTCCCGCCCGGGGACAGCGAGTTCGACCACGCGGGCCTGGAGCGGGCCGCGTCCACGGCCGTCGAGCCCCCGCGGGTCGCCGGGGTCGAGGCCGCCTACGAGTGCCAGCTCTACGACACCGTCGAGGTCGGCTCGAACACGCTGGTGCTCGGCGAGGTAGTCTACGCCCACCTCAGCGACGGCATCCTCACCGACGAGGGGAAAGTCGACGTCGACGAGGTGGCGGCGGTCGGCCGGCTGGCCGGTAGCGGCTACTGTTACACGCGCGAGCGGTTCCGGATGGAGCGGCCGGACTGA
- the fer gene encoding ferredoxin Fer — protein MSSPFEILRVDPDADEEEIKEAYRERMKETHPDQGGSARAFQAVREAYEQAMSGERPASDGEAHHGDGDAGDDASGRDSRSMHPEVEYLNYEVLDDYGWGLEDPDLFEKAADADLGTVDYGSFRVEPGDTLLEAAEHEGYAWPYACRGGACANCAVVVRKGELSTPIDHILPDEMVEEGIQLSCNAVPLSDHLQVLYNVKHMPELEDLLLPPKPFEQAHADD, from the coding sequence GTGAGCTCCCCGTTCGAGATTCTGCGGGTCGACCCCGACGCCGACGAGGAGGAGATCAAGGAGGCCTACCGCGAACGGATGAAGGAGACCCACCCCGACCAGGGCGGGTCGGCGCGGGCGTTTCAGGCCGTCAGGGAGGCCTACGAGCAGGCCATGTCGGGGGAGCGGCCGGCGTCGGACGGGGAGGCCCACCACGGCGACGGTGACGCCGGCGACGACGCCAGCGGGCGGGACTCGCGGTCGATGCACCCCGAGGTCGAGTACCTGAACTACGAGGTGCTCGACGACTACGGCTGGGGGCTGGAGGACCCGGACCTCTTCGAGAAGGCGGCCGACGCGGACCTCGGGACGGTGGACTACGGTAGCTTTCGGGTCGAGCCGGGCGACACCCTGCTCGAAGCGGCGGAGCACGAGGGGTACGCCTGGCCCTACGCCTGCCGGGGCGGAGCGTGTGCGAACTGTGCGGTCGTCGTCAGGAAGGGGGAACTCTCCACGCCGATCGACCACATCCTCCCCGACGAGATGGTCGAGGAGGGCATTCAACTGTCCTGTAATGCGGTTCCGCTCTCGGACCACCTCCAGGTCCTCTACAATGTCAAACACATGCCCGAACTCGAGGACCTCCTGTTACCCCCCAAGCCATTCGAGCAGGCGCACGCCGACGACTGA
- a CDS encoding Rieske (2Fe-2S) protein has product MSADTEGDATDRYRVGSLEEVEAQPQVVDVRGEKYLVCVAGDGLYAYRNVCPHQGGPVAEGRVDTEDGRVVCPWHGWEFDLDGGANCFDTDVGARLPQAECVVEGGDVYLRL; this is encoded by the coding sequence ATGAGCGCCGACACCGAGGGCGACGCGACCGACCGGTACCGCGTGGGGAGCCTCGAGGAGGTCGAGGCACAGCCCCAGGTGGTGGACGTGCGAGGCGAGAAGTACCTCGTCTGCGTGGCCGGGGACGGCCTCTACGCCTACCGGAACGTCTGCCCCCACCAGGGCGGCCCCGTCGCAGAGGGTCGGGTCGACACCGAGGACGGCCGGGTCGTCTGTCCCTGGCACGGCTGGGAGTTCGACCTCGACGGCGGCGCGAACTGCTTCGACACCGACGTCGGCGCCCGGCTCCCGCAGGCGGAGTGCGTCGTCGAGGGCGGCGACGTCTACCTCCGACTCTGA
- a CDS encoding amidohydrolase family protein yields the protein MAEPERRPATEQGEIMEKGWAEAEPVEEEVIDCDAHIREEIDDLIPYMEEGEEKRYAESEYFGYPSDGWDRSAGGRSGYASVEGPEDEREVMERFGLDTAVITPTRNLYHGLIGNRDVANELCRAYNRYLMDTWLDAGDLFKGTVLVPVQDPEVGAEEIDKYGQKDDVVGVFLNPVGPEKALGDQRYEPVYEAAERHDLTIGIHGAATTHSTFPLQTNYFHKFLEVHSISHPFQQMAQITSIICRGIPERFDLRFVSMEAGLGWVPYIYRLDKEFLARPNEAPDLDRLPSEIWAEDFWVVSQPMEETIPDGCIDAMAELAGGWDNLLFATDWPHWDFDAPSVVKKTMPRERWEQVYHENARAAFPGV from the coding sequence ATGGCAGAACCGGAGCGACGCCCCGCGACCGAGCAGGGAGAGATCATGGAGAAAGGCTGGGCGGAGGCCGAGCCGGTCGAGGAGGAGGTCATCGACTGCGACGCCCACATCCGCGAGGAGATCGACGACCTGATCCCCTACATGGAGGAGGGCGAGGAGAAACGCTACGCCGAGAGCGAGTACTTCGGCTACCCCAGCGACGGCTGGGACCGCTCGGCCGGCGGCCGGTCGGGATACGCCTCCGTCGAGGGGCCGGAGGACGAGCGCGAGGTGATGGAGCGGTTCGGGCTGGACACGGCGGTCATCACCCCCACCCGAAACCTCTACCACGGTCTCATCGGCAACCGGGACGTGGCCAACGAGCTCTGCCGGGCGTACAACCGCTATCTGATGGACACCTGGCTCGACGCCGGCGACCTGTTCAAGGGCACGGTGCTTGTACCCGTCCAGGACCCCGAAGTGGGCGCCGAGGAGATCGACAAGTACGGCCAGAAAGACGATGTCGTCGGCGTGTTCCTCAATCCCGTCGGCCCCGAGAAGGCGCTGGGCGACCAGCGTTACGAGCCGGTCTACGAGGCCGCCGAGCGCCACGACCTCACCATCGGCATCCACGGGGCCGCAACGACCCACTCGACGTTCCCGCTCCAGACCAACTACTTCCACAAGTTCCTCGAGGTCCACTCGATCTCCCACCCCTTCCAGCAGATGGCCCAGATCACCAGTATCATCTGCCGTGGCATCCCCGAGCGGTTCGACCTGCGCTTCGTCTCGATGGAGGCGGGGCTCGGGTGGGTACCCTACATCTACCGGCTCGACAAGGAGTTTCTCGCCCGGCCCAACGAGGCGCCGGACCTGGACCGCCTGCCCTCGGAGATCTGGGCTGAGGACTTCTGGGTGGTCTCCCAGCCCATGGAGGAGACCATTCCGGACGGCTGCATCGACGCGATGGCCGAACTCGCCGGCGGGTGGGACAACCTCCTCTTCGCGACGGACTGGCCCCACTGGGACTTCGACGCCCCCTCCGTCGTGAAGAAGACGATGCCCCGCGAGCGCTGGGAGCAGGTCTACCACGAGAACGCCCGCGCGGCCTTTCCCGGTGTATGA
- a CDS encoding CPBP family intramembrane glutamic endopeptidase — MSIPLLYLIISAGTPIEQQLEYVLLLMWTPAIASAVARVGNGEGFDDLSFRLRRREVVVRVLQAILFPFVVGAIAYGTAWGFGLVAFSAPAGTPDPMSAFAGNLLFAATLGAVLGVISAAGEEIGWRGYMTSRLVTAGVPAPILTGGVLWGCWHVPAILTGQYAAGESRALSAALFVVVAVSLTVLWSAWTLETGSIWPAILGHSAWNAVIQGPFDTFSSGARATTWVGESGVLVVVTTIIVAVVFVSDRVANRVGRVWRSSH; from the coding sequence ATGTCGATCCCGCTCCTGTATCTGATCATCAGTGCCGGCACCCCCATCGAGCAGCAACTCGAGTACGTCCTTCTCCTCATGTGGACGCCCGCAATCGCCTCGGCCGTCGCACGCGTCGGCAACGGCGAGGGGTTCGATGACCTGTCGTTCCGACTGAGGCGTCGCGAGGTGGTCGTTCGGGTGCTCCAGGCGATACTGTTCCCGTTCGTCGTCGGCGCCATCGCGTACGGTACCGCCTGGGGATTCGGTCTCGTCGCGTTTTCTGCTCCGGCAGGCACGCCGGATCCGATGTCGGCATTCGCTGGGAATTTGCTCTTTGCCGCGACGCTCGGAGCAGTCCTCGGTGTCATCTCGGCAGCCGGGGAAGAGATCGGATGGCGGGGATACATGACCTCTCGCCTGGTCACCGCCGGGGTACCGGCACCGATTCTGACGGGAGGCGTTCTGTGGGGGTGCTGGCACGTCCCCGCGATTCTGACCGGACAGTACGCCGCGGGTGAGTCCCGGGCACTCTCGGCCGCGTTGTTCGTCGTCGTGGCAGTGTCCCTGACGGTGCTCTGGTCGGCGTGGACGCTGGAAACTGGAAGCATCTGGCCGGCGATACTGGGCCACTCCGCGTGGAATGCGGTCATCCAGGGACCGTTCGACACGTTTTCGAGCGGCGCGCGAGCGACGACGTGGGTCGGCGAGTCCGGAGTACTTGTCGTCGTAACGACGATCATCGTCGCTGTCGTATTCGTCTCCGACAGAGTCGCAAATCGAGTCGGGCGCGTGTGGCGCTCTTCTCACTGA
- a CDS encoding CPBP family intramembrane glutamic endopeptidase codes for MSSMHTVRRWIEERPVLAFFAGAYALTWGIWFPVLTAIDRGWIAYNTTAILALVAGSFGPPVSAAIVTYLTGGSLKGWFSQALRWRVAPRWWLAALGLPLVLYALMAGVHILLGGRLNWNEVSPLASMPLAYLNIFIWGGGNEELGWRGFALPYLQERYSALVSSLVIGAVWAVWHAPAGIIERGVTGWAVDLPIYAVIVIGISIVATLLYNSTGGSVLLTMVFHAGVNAAQGLYPVEGMFTPTGELARFVAWAVLVGALLLAFGWRSLARGDVTDAAQAGMRRLPDGAESRRQHPTD; via the coding sequence ATGAGTAGCATGCACACCGTCCGCAGGTGGATCGAGGAACGCCCGGTTCTCGCGTTCTTTGCCGGTGCATACGCGCTCACCTGGGGAATCTGGTTCCCGGTATTGACTGCTATCGACCGGGGGTGGATCGCGTACAACACGACCGCTATCCTCGCCCTCGTCGCCGGGAGCTTCGGACCGCCCGTCTCGGCCGCGATCGTGACGTACCTGACGGGCGGGAGTCTGAAAGGCTGGTTCTCGCAGGCGCTCCGGTGGCGCGTCGCGCCGCGCTGGTGGCTCGCCGCGCTCGGGCTCCCCCTGGTTCTGTACGCCCTCATGGCAGGGGTCCACATCCTGCTCGGTGGACGATTGAACTGGAACGAGGTCAGTCCGCTTGCGTCCATGCCCCTGGCGTATCTGAATATCTTCATCTGGGGTGGTGGCAACGAGGAGTTGGGCTGGCGGGGGTTCGCACTCCCCTACCTGCAGGAGCGATACAGCGCCCTCGTCTCGAGTCTCGTCATCGGCGCCGTCTGGGCCGTCTGGCACGCACCCGCTGGTATCATCGAACGGGGCGTCACCGGCTGGGCGGTCGACTTGCCCATCTACGCGGTCATCGTCATCGGTATCTCGATCGTCGCGACGTTACTGTACAACAGCACGGGCGGCAGCGTCCTGCTCACGATGGTGTTCCACGCGGGAGTGAACGCGGCTCAGGGGCTCTATCCCGTCGAAGGGATGTTCACGCCGACCGGGGAACTCGCTCGCTTCGTGGCGTGGGCGGTCCTCGTCGGTGCGCTCTTGCTGGCGTTCGGCTGGCGGAGTCTCGCCCGCGGTGATGTCACTGACGCCGCGCAGGCAGGGATGCGCCGTCTCCCGGATGGCGCCGAGTCGAGACGCCAACACCCGACGGACTAA
- a CDS encoding DUF5518 domain-containing protein: MVERTELKNAAIGAVVTVVLAFTGFSALLGGGIAGYLQKVSPERGVKTGAISGGIAVIPILLVLVLGFGLFLWQPGALGAGGVELAIVLLVMFPLLFAWIIGLSAVGGYAGAYLYSDARSRSREPEAPRKQ, encoded by the coding sequence ATGGTCGAACGAACCGAACTCAAGAATGCAGCCATCGGCGCAGTGGTAACGGTCGTCCTCGCGTTTACAGGCTTCTCCGCACTGCTCGGTGGGGGGATCGCGGGCTATCTACAGAAGGTGTCCCCGGAGCGCGGTGTGAAGACTGGCGCGATCTCTGGGGGTATCGCGGTTATTCCGATACTCCTCGTGCTCGTTCTGGGCTTTGGCCTCTTCCTCTGGCAGCCTGGAGCGCTAGGAGCCGGGGGCGTGGAACTCGCCATTGTCCTGCTGGTCATGTTTCCGCTGCTTTTCGCCTGGATCATCGGATTGAGCGCGGTCGGCGGCTATGCGGGCGCGTATCTCTACTCGGACGCGCGGTCGAGGAGCCGTGAGCCGGAAGCTCCGAGGAAACAGTGA
- a CDS encoding alpha/beta fold hydrolase, whose translation MTAAIVALGVATAVGYRAYRNYRADMDEAYAAVDRAESETVETSVGTVEYRTLGCGVPVLVSHGIVGGFDQALQTGVNLFDSDVKLIGASRFGYLGSELPTEATPEAQAGAYAELLDELGVDDAVVVGTSAGGAPAIRFALDRPHRTRALVLIGSTAPSADELAGPTGPPHGVLQDPVFWLLANHAPWVFLKLFGLDPDDYESASSDERRRVGALLETLVPVEPRKPGVYNDERVTNTAMAEHYGEYDLESLDTPTLIIHAEDDPLASFEDAKRMADRIPNVTFQRYETGGHLVFGHGDEIRQTVTDFVASSRDCPDT comes from the coding sequence GTGACCGCTGCGATCGTGGCGCTCGGCGTGGCGACCGCAGTTGGCTACCGCGCGTATCGAAACTACCGGGCAGACATGGACGAGGCGTACGCGGCCGTTGACAGAGCCGAGAGCGAGACCGTCGAGACGTCAGTCGGCACCGTGGAGTATCGGACCCTGGGGTGCGGCGTCCCGGTGCTCGTCTCGCACGGCATCGTCGGCGGGTTCGACCAAGCTCTCCAGACGGGCGTGAATCTCTTCGACAGTGACGTCAAGCTCATCGGCGCGTCTCGGTTCGGCTATCTTGGCTCGGAGCTGCCAACCGAGGCGACGCCGGAAGCCCAGGCGGGGGCGTACGCGGAACTGCTCGACGAACTCGGAGTCGACGACGCGGTCGTCGTCGGCACCTCGGCCGGCGGTGCGCCCGCGATCAGGTTCGCACTCGACCGCCCCCATCGGACGCGTGCTCTCGTGCTGATCGGGTCGACGGCACCGAGCGCTGACGAACTTGCGGGACCGACTGGTCCGCCACACGGCGTTCTCCAAGACCCCGTATTCTGGTTGCTCGCGAACCACGCACCGTGGGTCTTTCTCAAGCTGTTCGGGCTCGATCCGGACGACTACGAGTCCGCGTCGTCGGACGAGCGACGCCGAGTGGGGGCGCTGCTCGAAACCCTCGTACCCGTCGAGCCCCGAAAACCAGGAGTCTACAACGACGAACGCGTGACCAACACCGCCATGGCGGAGCACTACGGTGAGTACGACCTGGAGAGTCTGGACACACCGACGCTGATCATTCACGCAGAAGACGACCCGCTGGCGTCATTTGAAGACGCAAAGCGAATGGCCGACCGAATCCCGAACGTGACGTTCCAGCGGTACGAGACCGGCGGTCATCTGGTGTTCGGCCACGGGGACGAGATACGTCAGACAGTTACTGACTTCGTCGCGTCGTCCCGTGACTGTCCGGACACCTGA
- a CDS encoding DUF2309 domain-containing protein gives MSTESAIRDSIDEAATTVGSLWPIHSFVTANPLAGFEDQPFGEAVEQAATLLGGRGYPSARTFKTALERGQIDKGILEEELTEAGYEDDPETLLDRLAEAADAPDAVNEAADTARDHVDKVLTKWLAAFLDEGSAHWSMPNREAGFYTVFRGMAQYDSDIPDGGVIADLPESPIEAIEGALQSYPESQWMPILEEQLAALPGWTGFIKQRAEDEDAWQSMYPISLEGYLAARLALLDAVDANIEPANDVGNANPADTIAQAFLRAWEATYREALVGTVAAQSQSVDNTDTSGSRPDAQLVFCIDTRSEVIRRHIEATGDYETHGYAGFFGIPMEYQGYDADVSVDACPPILDPQHHITDVPTDDATQARHDRWSGMRAAADEVIEILEANAATAYGYVEAAGSGYGLSLAARTLVPGRVHGLVDAAAELVPDYHEFCDPLVHHQHTDSGDLPPGLTHEQKVEYAATAFDLMGFTEFSRLVVLTGHASETANNPYDSSLDCGACAGNPGGPNARVLAKICNEGAVRAELRDRGFDIPEDTVFVAGQHNTTTDEVELLVDDVPESHSDDLDQLHTDLTTARENATTERAEAMGADSATGVTETERRAADWAETRPEWGLAGNAGFVVGPRELTSGYDLDGRVFLHSYDWSTDPDGDALEAILTGPMVVTQWINTQYYFSTVDNAVYGSGSKVTQNPVGNIGVYQGNGGDLMAGLPLQSLLIADDEPHHQPLRLSTVVHAPVERVTDILADHEELTEILDNNWLSLTVVDPTQDHRVFHYEGSLEWMAVSEQTKTHPGMSSTRAVADD, from the coding sequence ATGAGTACTGAATCCGCCATTCGCGACAGCATCGATGAAGCAGCGACCACTGTCGGCTCCCTCTGGCCCATCCACTCGTTCGTGACGGCCAACCCTCTCGCGGGGTTCGAGGATCAGCCGTTCGGGGAAGCCGTCGAACAGGCAGCCACTCTACTGGGCGGCCGCGGCTACCCCAGTGCCCGGACGTTCAAAACGGCGTTGGAACGCGGTCAGATCGACAAGGGAATCCTCGAAGAAGAACTCACCGAGGCGGGCTATGAGGACGACCCCGAGACGTTACTCGACCGGTTGGCCGAGGCGGCCGACGCGCCCGACGCCGTGAACGAGGCCGCTGACACTGCCCGGGACCACGTCGATAAAGTGTTGACCAAGTGGTTGGCAGCCTTCCTCGACGAAGGGAGCGCCCACTGGTCGATGCCGAACCGCGAGGCCGGGTTCTACACTGTCTTCCGTGGAATGGCTCAATACGACAGCGATATCCCCGACGGGGGGGTCATCGCCGACTTGCCGGAATCGCCGATCGAGGCTATTGAGGGGGCCCTGCAGTCGTACCCTGAGAGTCAGTGGATGCCAATCCTCGAGGAGCAACTGGCTGCGCTCCCGGGCTGGACCGGGTTCATCAAGCAGCGCGCCGAGGACGAGGATGCATGGCAGTCGATGTACCCGATTTCATTGGAAGGATACCTTGCGGCGCGTCTGGCACTGCTAGATGCCGTCGACGCTAACATCGAGCCCGCGAACGATGTGGGCAACGCAAACCCGGCCGATACCATCGCTCAGGCGTTCCTGCGTGCGTGGGAGGCGACCTACCGCGAAGCCCTCGTCGGGACCGTCGCGGCCCAGAGTCAGTCAGTGGACAACACCGATACGTCGGGAAGCCGCCCAGACGCGCAGTTGGTCTTCTGTATCGACACCCGTTCGGAGGTCATCCGCCGCCACATCGAGGCAACCGGTGACTACGAGACCCACGGGTACGCTGGCTTCTTCGGTATCCCGATGGAGTACCAGGGATACGATGCCGACGTGTCGGTCGATGCCTGTCCCCCGATTCTCGACCCTCAGCACCACATCACCGACGTTCCGACTGATGACGCTACGCAGGCACGCCATGACCGCTGGTCCGGCATGCGTGCAGCCGCCGACGAAGTCATTGAGATATTGGAGGCCAATGCGGCTACTGCTTACGGATACGTTGAGGCTGCTGGGAGCGGCTACGGGCTCTCACTCGCAGCCCGGACGCTCGTTCCCGGACGGGTCCACGGTCTGGTCGACGCCGCCGCCGAGCTGGTGCCCGACTACCACGAGTTCTGTGACCCGTTGGTCCACCACCAGCACACCGATTCCGGCGACCTGCCGCCCGGCCTGACCCACGAGCAGAAGGTCGAGTATGCCGCGACTGCCTTCGATTTGATGGGTTTCACGGAGTTCAGTCGGCTCGTCGTCCTCACGGGTCATGCTAGTGAGACGGCGAACAACCCCTACGACTCGAGTCTCGACTGCGGTGCCTGTGCGGGCAACCCCGGCGGGCCGAATGCTCGTGTCCTCGCGAAAATCTGCAACGAGGGGGCTGTCAGGGCCGAACTCCGCGACCGTGGCTTCGACATTCCTGAGGACACGGTCTTCGTTGCCGGACAGCACAACACGACGACCGACGAGGTGGAGCTGTTGGTGGATGACGTGCCAGAGAGCCACTCGGACGACCTCGACCAGTTGCATACGGACCTCACGACGGCGCGCGAGAACGCGACTACCGAGCGTGCCGAGGCGATGGGCGCCGACAGCGCCACCGGCGTCACCGAGACGGAACGTCGTGCCGCCGACTGGGCCGAGACGCGTCCCGAGTGGGGGCTGGCTGGCAACGCTGGCTTCGTGGTCGGACCCAGGGAGTTGACCAGCGGCTATGACCTCGACGGGCGTGTATTCCTCCACTCGTACGACTGGTCGACTGACCCCGACGGAGACGCGCTTGAGGCTATCTTGACTGGCCCCATGGTCGTCACCCAGTGGATCAACACCCAGTACTACTTCTCGACGGTCGACAACGCCGTCTACGGCAGCGGGTCGAAGGTGACCCAGAACCCAGTCGGTAACATCGGTGTCTATCAGGGCAACGGCGGCGACCTGATGGCCGGGCTCCCGCTCCAGTCACTGCTGATCGCAGACGACGAACCGCACCACCAGCCGCTCCGTCTCTCGACGGTCGTCCACGCGCCGGTCGAGCGCGTCACCGACATCTTGGCCGACCACGAGGAACTGACCGAAATTCTGGACAACAACTGGCTCTCACTGACAGTCGTCGATCCGACTCAGGATCACCGCGTCTTCCACTACGAGGGGTCCTTGGAGTGGATGGCGGTGTCCGAACAGACCAAAACACATCCGGGCATGTCTAGCACTCGGGCTGTCGCAGACGACTAG